A single window of Candidatus Methanomethylicota archaeon DNA harbors:
- the gatE gene encoding Glu-tRNA(Gln) amidotransferase subunit GatE, with product MKVGIEIHQQLDTKNKLFCNCPTILREDEPHFVIIRKLRPVASELGEVDQAALFESEKQKIFQYQGYVDSTCLVELDEEPPHEINKDAVMIALTVAKMLNMTPVDEIHVMRKIVIDGSNTTGFQRTAKIAFDGWIEDEDGRVSIKSLCLEEDSARKISEGPDYIVYRLDRLGIPLIEISTGPDIHNSNQARRVALKIGRILKATGMVKRGLGTIRQDLNISIEGGARVEIKGVQELGLISTVIDYEVLRQKNLIEIAEELRKRNAFVNEEIFDVTEVFSSTSSKIIRKELQSNGRVFAIILNGFSGILGREIQPGRRFGTELADYAKVYSGIGGIFHTDELPAYGISEYEVKALRNKLKVKNEDCIVITVGEPQLCKKALIAVIKRAKQALLGVPAEVRAANPDGTTHFMRPMPGAARMYPETDIPAMVITKEILEKIELPELLESKIKRFIKEYGLSYDLASLIVESPYSYIFEELVKNYKIDASFVASTFEYTFKMLKREGVDVDSFDKNLILELFLRINKGEFAKEALPDILRWLSKNKDKSLEDAIKALSLIRVDINEVRNSAKKIIEENIELIKKEGEYVVKKLMGDLMKLYRGKIDGKIVYEILKEEVLKKLEKMVS from the coding sequence ATGAAAGTAGGAATAGAAATTCATCAACAACTTGATACTAAGAATAAACTCTTTTGTAATTGTCCAACAATATTAAGAGAAGATGAACCTCATTTTGTAATAATAAGAAAACTTAGACCTGTTGCTAGTGAATTAGGAGAAGTAGATCAAGCTGCTCTTTTTGAATCAGAAAAACAGAAAATTTTTCAATATCAAGGTTATGTAGATTCAACTTGTCTTGTAGAACTTGATGAAGAACCACCTCATGAAATAAATAAAGATGCTGTTATGATTGCTCTTACTGTTGCTAAAATGTTAAACATGACTCCAGTGGATGAGATTCATGTAATGAGAAAAATTGTTATAGATGGATCAAATACTACAGGATTTCAAAGAACTGCAAAAATAGCATTTGATGGTTGGATAGAAGATGAAGATGGAAGAGTATCAATAAAATCCCTTTGTTTAGAAGAAGATTCTGCTAGAAAAATTTCAGAAGGTCCTGATTATATAGTTTATAGACTTGATAGATTAGGTATTCCACTTATAGAAATTTCTACAGGTCCTGATATTCATAATAGTAATCAAGCTCGTCGTGTAGCATTAAAAATAGGTAGGATATTAAAAGCTACTGGCATGGTAAAAAGAGGATTGGGAACAATAAGACAAGATCTAAATATTTCAATAGAAGGTGGAGCAAGAGTTGAAATTAAAGGAGTTCAAGAACTTGGATTAATTTCAACTGTCATAGATTATGAAGTATTAAGACAAAAGAATTTAATAGAAATAGCTGAAGAGTTAAGAAAAAGAAATGCTTTTGTTAATGAAGAAATATTTGATGTTACAGAAGTATTTTCTTCTACATCAAGTAAAATAATAAGAAAAGAATTACAATCAAATGGAAGAGTTTTTGCTATTATCCTTAATGGTTTTTCAGGTATTCTTGGAAGAGAAATTCAACCAGGTAGGAGATTTGGTACAGAACTTGCAGATTATGCTAAGGTTTATAGTGGAATTGGAGGAATATTTCATACTGATGAACTTCCAGCTTATGGAATTTCTGAATATGAAGTTAAAGCTTTAAGAAATAAGCTTAAAGTTAAAAATGAAGATTGTATAGTAATTACAGTAGGCGAGCCTCAATTATGTAAAAAAGCTTTAATTGCAGTTATTAAAAGAGCAAAACAAGCTTTATTAGGAGTACCTGCTGAAGTTAGAGCTGCAAATCCTGATGGTACTACACATTTTATGAGACCAATGCCTGGAGCTGCTAGAATGTATCCTGAAACTGATATACCAGCAATGGTTATAACTAAAGAGATTTTAGAAAAAATAGAATTGCCAGAACTTTTAGAATCTAAAATAAAACGTTTTATTAAAGAATATGGATTAAGTTATGATTTAGCGTCATTAATTGTAGAATCTCCTTATTCATATATATTTGAAGAATTAGTTAAAAATTATAAAATAGATGCTTCTTTTGTTGCTTCTACTTTTGAATATACTTTTAAAATGCTTAAGAGAGAAGGAGTTGATGTAGATTCTTTTGATAAAAATTTAATTCTTGAACTTTTCTTAAGAATAAATAAAGGAGAATTTGCAAAAGAAGCTCTTCCTGATATACTTAGATGGCTTTCAAAAAATAAGGATAAAAGTTTAGAAGATGCTATAAAAGCACTTTCATTAATTCGTGTTGATATTAATGAAGTAAGAAATTCTGCGAAAAAAATTATTGAAGAAAATATAGAATTAATAAAGAAAGAAGGAGAATATGTAGTAAAAAAACTAATGGGTGATTTAATGAAATTATATAGAGGAAAAATTGATGGAAAAATTGTATATGAAATTCTTAAAGAAGAAGTATTAAAGAAATTAGAAAAAATGGTGTCATAA
- the gatD gene encoding Glu-tRNA(Gln) amidotransferase subunit GatD, translating into MSFGYKGKSLELLNKYGINIGDKIIIKTDKASFSGILMPRSEIGDDKHIVIKLEDGYNIGLSIDSINFIEKIPQEIPSKSIQIMTKFMPNLPNIAIISTGGTIASRVDYRTGAVSPALTAQDLYQSIPELGDIANINTEILFSILSENILPNYWTEMAKTIKKYIDKDMDGIVLTHGTDTMGYTAAALSFSLRNLPIPVILVGSQRSSDRPSSDAYLNLKTAVLVAAKAPFAEVGVLMHSNISDDELIVHRGTKVRKMHTSRRDAFQSINSIPLAKIRNGNIEVYKPYKNRGGNLELKAEFENKVALIKCFPGMPSEIFDFLIEKKYRGIVLEGTGLGHAPEYVFSKIKRAIDNGIVIVMTSQCLFGRVNMNVYSTGRILLSMGVIPGEDMLPETALVKLMWVLAQTNDFNEIKELMLSNIAGEISERSEYRGKLL; encoded by the coding sequence TTGTCATTTGGTTATAAAGGAAAATCCTTAGAACTTTTAAATAAATATGGTATAAATATTGGAGATAAAATTATTATTAAGACTGATAAAGCTAGTTTTTCTGGAATTTTAATGCCTAGATCTGAAATAGGTGATGATAAACATATTGTAATAAAACTTGAAGATGGATATAATATTGGACTTTCAATAGATTCAATTAATTTTATAGAAAAAATACCTCAAGAAATTCCTTCAAAATCTATTCAAATAATGACAAAATTCATGCCAAATCTTCCAAATATAGCTATAATAAGTACAGGAGGTACAATAGCTAGTCGAGTAGATTATAGAACAGGTGCAGTAAGTCCAGCACTTACAGCTCAAGATTTATATCAATCTATTCCTGAACTTGGAGATATAGCTAATATAAATACTGAGATTTTATTTAGTATTTTAAGTGAAAATATATTACCTAATTATTGGACTGAAATGGCAAAAACAATTAAAAAATATATAGATAAAGATATGGATGGTATAGTTTTAACTCATGGAACTGATACTATGGGATATACTGCAGCAGCTCTTTCTTTTTCACTTAGAAATCTTCCTATTCCAGTTATATTAGTAGGATCGCAAAGATCTTCAGATAGACCATCTTCTGATGCTTATTTAAATCTTAAAACTGCAGTTTTAGTAGCTGCAAAAGCTCCATTTGCTGAAGTAGGTGTATTAATGCATTCTAATATATCTGATGATGAGCTTATTGTACATAGAGGAACAAAAGTTAGAAAAATGCATACAAGTAGGAGAGATGCTTTTCAAAGTATAAATTCAATACCATTAGCAAAAATAAGAAATGGAAATATTGAAGTATATAAACCTTATAAAAATAGAGGTGGTAATTTAGAATTAAAAGCTGAATTTGAAAATAAAGTTGCACTTATAAAATGCTTTCCAGGAATGCCTTCAGAAATTTTTGATTTCTTAATAGAAAAAAAATATCGTGGAATTGTATTAGAAGGAACAGGTTTAGGTCATGCTCCAGAATATGTATTTTCTAAAATAAAGAGAGCTATAGATAATGGAATTGTAATAGTTATGACATCTCAATGTTTATTTGGTAGAGTAAATATGAATGTATATAGTACTGGAAGGATATTGCTATCTATGGGTGTAATACCTGGAGAGGATATGTTACCAGAGACAGCTCTTGTAAAACTTATGTGGGTTTTAGCACAAACAAATGATTTTAATGAAATAAAAGAACTCATGCTTTCTAATATTGCAGGAGAAATTTCTGAAAGAAGTGAATATAGAGGTAAATTATTATGA
- a CDS encoding 30S ribosomal protein S26e, which translates to MPKKRKSRGRSKGDKGKSSRVQCDGCGAWVPRDKVIKVTKPVSIVDPQLEKELTKKGALIFKRVVTKYYCVSCAIFQRVVKVRSEDERKISKPLT; encoded by the coding sequence ATGCCAAAGAAGAGGAAAAGTAGAGGAAGAAGTAAAGGAGATAAAGGAAAATCTTCAAGAGTTCAATGTGATGGATGTGGAGCTTGGGTTCCTAGAGATAAAGTAATAAAAGTAACAAAACCAGTATCAATTGTAGATCCTCAATTAGAAAAAGAACTTACTAAAAAAGGAGCATTAATATTCAAGAGAGTTGTAACTAAGTATTATTGTGTATCATGTGCAATATTCCAAAGAGTTGTAAAAGTAAGATCTGAAGATGAAAGAAAAATAAGTAAGCCATTAACATGA
- a CDS encoding tRNA (pseudouridine(54)-N(1))-methyltransferase TrmY, translated as MKRIFILKSSEGRTAPDFSLKSLSAWRMDLLARCIIASFTIPLGPRREVVLHIVLEGPPNPPITISIKGEELEKMPINEIKAAEILYNALLGKPDRGVYIEKKSFEKVILENSNNEIFYLHELGESIEKMKIIKTPVFVLGDHKGIDEEGERILEKIGAKKISLGKIPYLASHCIIIVNNELDNRWENGS; from the coding sequence ATGAAAAGAATATTTATACTAAAATCTTCTGAAGGCAGGACTGCTCCAGATTTTTCTTTAAAATCTTTATCAGCTTGGAGAATGGATTTATTAGCAAGATGTATTATTGCTAGTTTTACAATACCATTAGGTCCTAGAAGAGAAGTAGTACTTCATATAGTTTTAGAAGGACCTCCAAACCCACCAATTACAATAAGTATAAAAGGTGAAGAATTAGAAAAAATGCCAATAAATGAAATTAAAGCTGCTGAGATTTTGTATAATGCACTTTTAGGAAAGCCAGATAGAGGAGTTTATATTGAAAAGAAGAGTTTTGAAAAAGTAATATTAGAAAATTCTAATAATGAAATTTTCTATCTTCATGAATTAGGAGAAAGTATTGAAAAAATGAAAATAATAAAAACTCCAGTTTTTGTACTTGGTGATCATAAAGGTATAGATGAAGAAGGTGAGAGAATTCTTGAAAAAATAGGAGCAAAGAAAATTAGTTTAGGTAAAATTCCATATCTTGCAAGTCATTGTATAATAATTGTAAATAATGAATTAGATAATAGGTGGGAAAATGGCTCTTAG
- a CDS encoding helix-turn-helix transcriptional regulator, translated as MALRRLENKITKENLWIYILNLLKDGPLYGYEVREKIKKKFGFEPATITVYMVLYKMEKEGLVIREKSNKNQRKYYLITEKGLKVLEEGINFLRRTINLLKD; from the coding sequence ATGGCTCTTAGAAGACTTGAAAATAAAATTACAAAAGAGAATCTTTGGATTTATATATTGAATTTATTAAAAGATGGACCACTTTATGGTTATGAAGTAAGAGAAAAAATAAAGAAAAAATTTGGCTTTGAACCTGCTACCATAACTGTATATATGGTTTTATATAAAATGGAAAAAGAAGGATTAGTAATTAGAGAAAAATCTAATAAAAATCAAAGAAAGTATTATTTAATAACTGAAAAAGGATTGAAGGTTTTAGAAGAAGGAATTAATTTTTTAAGAAGAACTATTAATCTTCTTAAGGATTGA
- the pgsA gene encoding archaetidylinositol phosphate synthase — translation MLNKLKKKISSVINPIAFIFIKLRISPNQVTFIGFLISIFSAYMFYLNNLILGSILLLLAGFFDILDGAIARLSNRVTKWGGVLDSFLDRYSDMIIIAGIIIGNLCDLKWGLAAMIGSFMVSYARSRGELEGVKLSSIGLMERAERILLLAIFSIINYTWLGIILLAILSNITAIHRLIYIKSILKKINSSS, via the coding sequence ATGCTAAATAAATTAAAAAAGAAAATATCTTCAGTAATAAATCCAATTGCATTTATTTTTATAAAATTAAGAATTTCTCCAAATCAAGTAACTTTTATTGGTTTTTTAATTTCCATTTTTTCAGCATATATGTTTTATTTAAATAATTTAATATTAGGAAGTATATTATTATTACTAGCTGGATTTTTTGATATTTTAGATGGAGCTATAGCAAGATTATCCAATAGAGTTACAAAATGGGGAGGTGTTTTAGATTCTTTTCTTGATAGATATTCAGATATGATTATAATAGCTGGAATTATAATTGGTAATTTATGTGATTTAAAATGGGGATTAGCAGCTATGATAGGTTCATTTATGGTAAGTTATGCTAGATCTAGAGGAGAATTAGAAGGAGTAAAATTATCTTCAATAGGACTAATGGAAAGGGCTGAAAGAATTTTATTATTAGCAATTTTTTCTATAATTAATTATACATGGTTAGGAATAATTTTATTAGCAATTCTTTCTAATATAACTGCTATACATCGCCTTATCTATATAAAATCAATCCTTAAGAAGATTAATAGTTCTTCTTAA
- a CDS encoding A24 family peptidase C-terminal domain-containing protein, translating into MLVTIKLIIIGIVLLIASIQDLKSREVDDKIWIITIPIGLLLTIIEALTTLVYPYILAIFSIIFSIIMALGFAYLGLYGGADAKALITIALTLPLPPDRSPLIFPMTILGNALFILIIILPFIMTSCLIWNLIIKTKGIELFSNLKINNWKKLIVMLFGVKVKAKIAYSIHFNLMERIGKNGSREIKILRKVEENIEKIEGEYLWATPALPFIVFIFAGYLIYFIYGDLLFTKFLHFFLKL; encoded by the coding sequence ATGTTAGTTACAATTAAATTAATAATAATTGGCATAGTACTATTAATAGCATCTATTCAAGATTTGAAAAGTAGAGAAGTTGATGATAAAATTTGGATTATTACAATTCCTATAGGATTATTATTAACTATTATAGAAGCTTTAACTACACTAGTATATCCATATATTTTAGCTATATTCAGTATTATATTTTCTATAATAATGGCTTTAGGATTTGCTTATCTTGGACTTTATGGTGGAGCAGATGCAAAAGCTTTAATTACAATTGCTTTAACTTTGCCATTACCACCAGATAGAAGTCCACTTATTTTTCCTATGACTATACTTGGGAATGCTTTATTTATTTTAATAATTATTTTACCTTTTATAATGACTTCATGTTTAATATGGAATCTCATTATTAAAACTAAAGGCATAGAACTTTTTTCTAATTTAAAAATTAATAATTGGAAAAAATTAATAGTAATGTTATTTGGAGTAAAAGTTAAAGCAAAAATTGCTTATTCAATTCATTTTAATTTAATGGAGAGAATTGGAAAAAATGGTTCTAGAGAAATAAAAATATTGAGAAAAGTTGAAGAAAATATTGAAAAAATAGAAGGAGAATATCTTTGGGCAACTCCAGCATTGCCATTTATAGTATTTATTTTTGCTGGTTATTTAATTTATTTCATATATGGTGATTTATTATTTACTAAATTTCTTCATTTTTTCTTAAAGCTTTAA
- a CDS encoding type II/IV secretion system ATPase subunit codes for MNIGIKTNFGKIGQITDVVIKEQESKKCSLTPILGNAFEEFVQKAPHLHEYIHSGIVNIDGTVLQFKTALSRDLRTLKKFNIIYPLQDSIFIHVYKGMRDSYGFYKPIEPRLPPDKVHLINKVEEIFASIVDENMLSLIKDRKNFLEELFRSVVRKQGETIEISKKIKVKFSPLVLPEDDYNRLHYEIISEKVGLGLIEPLIKDPYIEDISCDGVGPIFIEHKIFGPMKTSIEFQTQEALDSFVVKICERAGRPVSPKRPIVDATLPDGSRLNVVFGNDISRRGTNFTIRKFSKTPLSITQLIKFGTLDSRMAAYLWLMLEYGMSMFICGETASGKTTTLNAVVVFIRPTAKIVTIEDTPEVYVPHPNWVSEVTRRGESESSSIELFDLLKAALRQRPNYIIVGEIRGKEGNVAFQAIQTGHPVISTFHAATMQKLIQRLTGDPINIPAAYIDNLNVVVFQSSVKSPKTGKFERRVTSICEIIGIDPVEKTYNFIEVFSWDPVTDKHSFRGVGSSYLLEYKIAPMRGLSARDARKIYNELEIRSYILNKLVEMDVTDYYEVYSAISKVYDNPYIADMEFNLATTTIIDKILRGDIK; via the coding sequence ATGAATATAGGAATAAAAACCAATTTTGGAAAAATTGGACAGATTACAGATGTAGTAATAAAAGAACAAGAATCTAAGAAGTGTTCTTTAACTCCAATTCTAGGCAATGCTTTTGAAGAATTTGTTCAAAAAGCCCCCCATCTTCATGAATATATTCATAGTGGTATAGTAAATATTGATGGAACTGTATTACAATTTAAAACAGCTCTTTCAAGAGATTTAAGAACTTTAAAAAAATTTAATATAATCTATCCTCTTCAAGACTCCATATTTATTCATGTTTATAAAGGAATGAGAGATTCTTATGGTTTTTATAAACCAATTGAACCTCGTCTTCCTCCAGATAAAGTTCATTTAATAAATAAAGTTGAAGAAATTTTTGCAAGTATAGTTGATGAAAATATGCTTTCATTAATTAAAGATAGAAAGAACTTTTTAGAAGAATTATTTAGAAGTGTAGTAAGAAAACAAGGAGAAACTATTGAAATTTCAAAAAAAATTAAAGTTAAATTCTCTCCTCTTGTACTTCCTGAAGATGATTATAATCGTTTACATTATGAAATAATAAGTGAAAAAGTTGGATTAGGTTTAATTGAACCTTTAATTAAAGATCCTTATATAGAAGATATTTCATGTGATGGTGTTGGTCCAATATTTATAGAACATAAAATATTTGGTCCTATGAAGACTTCTATAGAATTTCAAACACAAGAAGCATTAGATTCTTTTGTAGTAAAAATATGTGAAAGAGCAGGAAGACCAGTAAGTCCAAAACGTCCTATAGTAGATGCTACTCTTCCTGATGGTTCTAGATTAAATGTTGTATTTGGAAATGATATAAGTAGAAGAGGGACTAATTTTACTATAAGAAAGTTCTCAAAAACTCCACTAAGTATAACTCAATTAATAAAATTTGGTACACTAGATTCTAGAATGGCGGCATATCTTTGGTTAATGCTTGAATATGGAATGTCCATGTTTATATGTGGAGAAACTGCTTCAGGAAAGACTACAACTTTAAATGCTGTTGTAGTATTCATAAGACCTACTGCAAAAATTGTTACAATTGAAGATACGCCAGAGGTTTATGTTCCTCATCCAAATTGGGTAAGTGAAGTAACAAGAAGAGGAGAAAGTGAATCTTCATCAATAGAACTTTTTGATTTATTAAAAGCTGCTCTTAGACAAAGACCTAATTATATAATTGTAGGAGAGATTAGAGGAAAAGAAGGAAATGTAGCTTTTCAAGCAATTCAAACTGGCCATCCAGTAATCTCTACTTTTCATGCTGCAACTATGCAAAAACTTATTCAAAGACTTACTGGAGATCCAATAAATATTCCAGCAGCATATATAGATAATTTAAATGTTGTTGTTTTTCAAAGTAGTGTAAAAAGTCCAAAAACAGGAAAATTTGAAAGAAGAGTTACATCAATTTGTGAAATTATTGGAATTGATCCTGTAGAAAAAACATATAATTTTATTGAAGTATTCTCTTGGGATCCTGTAACTGATAAGCATAGTTTTAGAGGAGTAGGTAGTAGTTATTTATTAGAATATAAAATTGCTCCTATGAGAGGATTATCTGCAAGAGATGCAAGAAAGATTTACAATGAATTAGAAATAAGGTCATACATACTTAATAAACTTGTAGAAATGGATGTTACTGATTATTATGAAGTATATTCTGCTATATCAAAAGTTTATGATAATCCATACATTGCTGATATGGAATTCAATCTTGCAACTACAACTATTATAGATAAAATATTAAGGGGGGATATAAAATGA
- a CDS encoding ATPase domain-containing protein, giving the protein MESLKVKKKPQVLNLENSELDRIIGGFPIPSMNLLEGENDTGKSVFAQEVAWSALIKGFSVRYITTEMTVPSLIKQFESLSFNIRPWFIKNSFRITAFHVKGINWDEQIASNYLRLMLNFIKRKGESDVIIFDSLTFIVTHSSEKDLLSFLSELRNYVDTKNKVIFITIHPYAFDSNLLIRIRSICDGHAIFKVKTLPSGEIARSFELLKLRGSSKVQNNTCVFTVESGIGIKVLPFSQVKA; this is encoded by the coding sequence TTGGAATCTTTAAAAGTAAAGAAAAAACCTCAAGTATTAAATCTAGAGAATTCTGAATTAGATCGTATTATAGGTGGTTTTCCAATACCTTCTATGAATTTATTAGAAGGTGAAAATGATACTGGAAAAAGTGTTTTTGCTCAAGAAGTTGCATGGAGTGCTTTAATCAAAGGATTTTCAGTTAGATATATAACTACAGAGATGACTGTACCATCTTTAATTAAACAATTTGAATCTCTTTCATTTAATATTAGACCATGGTTTATAAAAAATAGTTTTAGAATTACTGCTTTTCATGTTAAAGGAATTAATTGGGATGAGCAAATAGCTTCTAATTATTTAAGATTAATGCTTAATTTTATAAAAAGAAAAGGTGAAAGTGATGTAATTATATTTGACTCATTAACATTTATAGTGACTCATTCTTCAGAGAAAGATCTCTTAAGCTTTTTATCTGAACTTAGGAATTATGTAGATACTAAAAATAAAGTAATATTTATAACAATTCATCCATATGCTTTTGATTCAAATTTATTAATTAGAATAAGATCAATATGTGATGGTCATGCTATTTTTAAAGTAAAAACTTTACCTAGTGGAGAAATAGCTAGATCTTTTGAACTTTTAAAACTTAGAGGATCTTCTAAAGTTCAGAATAATACATGTGTTTTTACAGTAGAATCAGGAATAGGAATTAAGGTTCTACCATTTTCACAAGTTAAAGCATGA